The nucleotide sequence CTGGAAGATGGGGAAGTACGTGACCGCCGCGATCAGGCAGCCCGCCATGATGATGGGCTTGCGGCCGATGCGGTCGGACAGCGCGCCGAACACTACGAAGAACGGCGTGCCGATCAGCAGGGCCACCGCGATCATGATGTTGGCCGAATTGGCGTCCACCTTCAGCGTCTGCGTCAGGAAGAACAGCGCATAGAACTGCCCCGTGTACCACACCACCGCTTGTCCGGCCGTCAGGCCGAGCAGGGCCAGGATCACGATCTTCAGGTTCTTCCATTGGCCGAAGGATTCGCTGATCGGCGCCTTGGATCCCTTGCCTTCTTCCTTCATGCGCTGGAAGGTCGGCGATTCGCTGAGCTGCAGCCGGATCCAGACGGAGATGGCCAGCAGCACGAAGGACAGCAGGAAGGGTGCGCGCCACCAGCCCCACGAATCGCGGAAGGCCTCTTCGCCCGAATAGGAACGCACGCCCAGGATGACGAGCAGCGACAGGAACAGGCCCAGCGTTGCCGTGGTCTGGATCCAGCTGGTGTAGAACCCGCGGCGTCCCATGGGCGCGTGTTCCGCCACATAGGTGGCCGCGCCGCCGTACTCGCCGCCCAGCGCCAGGCCTTGCAACAGGCGCAGGATGATGAGCAGGGCCGGCGCGGCGATGCCGATGGAGCTGTATGTGGGCAGGATGCCGACCAGGAAGGTGGACAGGCCCATGATCACGATGGTGACCAGGAAGGTGTACTTGCGGCCTACCAGGTCGCCCAGGCGGCCGAAGACCAGGGCGCCGAATGGCCGCACCGCGAAGCCCGCGGCGAAGGCGAGCAGGGCGAAAATGAAGCCCGCGGTCGGGTTGACGCCGGAAAAGAAGTGCAGGGCGATGATCGGCGCCAGCGACCCGTACAGATAGAAGTCATACCACTCGAAAACAGTGCCCAGCGACGACGCAAAAATGACTTTGCGTTCATTGCGGGTCATGGGAGCGGGGGCCGAGATGGCGCCCGGGCGCGGCATGGAAGCTGTGCTCATGATGTCTCCTCACGGGATGGCTGGCGGTTGCTCCGCCATGCTCGGTATGTGCAGACGCCCCGCGGATGCGGGGAGGCTGACCGCCACGGTAGGCAAGAAGGCTGACGGGGGTCTGACGATTCCCTGAACCGGCCCGATTTTGTGTTTCTAATTGTAAGAAAGCGGAAACCGAACGGATACCTTCAGGCCGGCCTGCGTCGCGCCCGGTGCGGGGTTATCCCCCAGTTCGACGAGGGCGTCGTGCTTCTGGGCGATCTCGCGCACGATGGCCAGGCCCAGGCCGCTGCCCTCCGCCGATGTACCCAATACGCGATAGAAGCGGTCGAACACGCGTTCGCGCTCGTGCGGCGGGATGCCGGGCCCCGAGTCCTCCACCTCGAGCAAGGCGGCGTCCGGCAGGGCGCGCACGCGCACGGTTACCCGGCCCCCGCGAGGGGTGTAGCGCAGCGCGTTATCCACGAGGTTGTTCAGCAGCTCAGCCAGCAGGATGGCATTGCCGACGATGGTGGCCGGCCGCCCCGCTTCCTCGAAACCCAGGTCGATGCCTATCGCCAGTGCCTGGGGCGCCCATAGCGTGGTTTGTTCGCAAGCCAGGCCATTCAGGTCCAGCGACGCCATGCCCACGGTGGCCGGGTTTTCTGCGCGGGCGAGCAACAGCAATTGATTCACCAGCCGGGTGGCGCGTTCGGATCCCGCGACCAGCTGTCGCAGGCTGGCCTGCATCTCGTCCGCGCTGGCGTCGCGCAGCGCCAGTTCGGCCTGGGTGCGCAGGCCGGCCAGGGGCGTCTTCAATTGATGCGCGGCGTCCGCGACGAAGCGCCGCTGCGTCTGGACGGTGGCGGACAGGCGTTCCAGCAGGTCATTGATGGCGGCCACCAGCGGCGCGATTTCGCTGGGCGTCGCCCGTTCGTCTATGGGCGACAGATCGTCGGGTCGGCGGGCGCGCAGCCGCTGCTGCAGGGCGTTCAAGGGGGCGACGCCGCGCGACAGGCCGAACCACACCAGCAGGACCGCGATGGGAAGGACCACGAACTGCGGGATGATGACGCCCTTGATGATGTCGTTGGCCAGTTGCGCGCGGCGTTCGGTCGTTTCGGCGACGATGACCACGGCTGGCATTTCGCCCGCGGCGCCGGGCGGCACGCGGGTGTAGGCCAGGCGGATGGCGAAGCCGCGCAGCGTACTGTCTTCATAGCGCACGGTACCGGGAACCGCCAGGTCGGCGCCCTTCGGTAGCGGCAGTTCGCGGTCGCCGCCCAGGTACTGGCCGCGGCCGCCCAGCACCAGCCAGAACACACTATCGGTTTCGTTGGCGCGCAACAGGCTGCGCACGGGCTCGCTCATCTGCAGGGCCGCGCGGCCGTCCACGGTCTGGACCTGGCGCGCCAGGACGCGCAGATGGTTGGCCAGCGCGCGGTCGTAGGGCACGTCGGCGATGTTCTGCGCGACGACATAGGTGATGGCCACGCTCATGGGCCATAGCAGGAACAGGGGGGCCAGCATCCAGTCCAGGATCTCGCCCAGCAGGGATCGGCGCGGCAGCGCGAACGAGGGGCCGCGCGTGCCGTTGCGCAGGATGTCCAGGGCTTCCTGGTTGAGCGGCGCGACCCGCGGGTTTTCAGTGTGCGAGTTCGCCCGTGCCATGATCCCGTTCCAGGCAGTAGCCCAGGCCTCGCACGGTCATGATCCGGACGCCTGTCGGTTCCAGCTTCTTGCGCAGGCGGTGCACATAGACTTCGATGGCGTTGGTGCTGACTTCGTCGCCCCATTCGCACAGGTGGTCCACCAGCTGGTTCTTGCTGACCATGCGGCCGCTGCGCATGAGCAGGATTTCAAGCAGGCCGACTTCGCGGGCCGACAGGTCCAGGGGCTGGTCATCCACCGATGCCACGCGTCCGGCCTGGTCGAATACCAGCCGGCCGTGGCGGATCAGGCTCGCGCCCCCGCCCGCGCCGCGGCGCGTCAGCGCGCGCACGCGCGCTTCGAGTTCGGACAGCGCGAACGGCTTGGCCATATAGTCGTCCGCGCCCAGGTCCAGGCCCTTCACGCGCTGCTCTATGCTGTCGGCCGCGGTTAAAATGAGAACCGGCAATTGCGGGTTGCGGGCTCGCAGGCGCCGCAGGACTTCCAGTCCCGCCAACTGGGGCAGCCCCAGGTCCAGGATCAACAGGTCGAAGGCCTGCGCGGTCAGTGCCAGGTCGGCCGCCATGCCGTCGCGCACGGCGTCGACGGCATAGCCGTTGTGTCGCAGCGAACGGGACAGGCCGTCGGCAAGGATGCTGTCGTCTTCAGCGATAAGTATGCGCATGTGACCAGGCTCTCGTGGATCGTTATGGTTTACGGAGCTGAGCGGGTCTTCCGCACGTGCCGGATCCGGCCGTGGGATTTCTTGGTATGGGACCGGATTGTCTCCGGACTGTCTCGCTCTCCTGGGCCGATTCTGTCACGCCGCTTGCGGCTTGCCCACACGGGATAACACGGAAAAATTTGTCATACTGTTTTTTTGTACAGTATAATCCAGTGCCATAATCCCGCCGAGATTGCAGGGGGCGACCCGGGTTCCCAATGCGGTTCCCAAGCGGGTCGCCGATCCGATCCCGCCCCCGTATCGATCGCCATACCCATCGCTAGAAAACGCCAGACAGGACACTTCATGGACGACAAAACCAGCAAGGCAGCCGCCTCGGAAAAAGCCAAGGCGCTCGCCGCGGCCCTATCGCAGATCGAAAAGCAGTTCGGCAAGGGTTCGATCATGCGGTATGGCGATAACGAGGTCGAGCATGACATCCAGGTGGTCTCCACCGGCTCGCTGGGCCTGGATATCGCACTGGGCGTCGGCGGGCTGCCGCGTGGCCGCGTCGTTGAAATCTACGGTCCGGAATCCTCGGGCAAGACCACGCTCACGCTGCAGGTCATCGCCGAAATGCAGAAACTGGGCGGCACCTGCGCCTTCGTCGACGCCGAGCACGCGCTGGACGTGCAATATGCCGCCAAGCTGGGCGTGAACCTGACCGATCTGCTTATCTCCCAACCGGACACGGGCGAACAGGCGCTGGAAATCACGGACGCGCTGGTGCGTTCCGGTTCGGTGGACCTGATCGTCATCGACTCCGTGGCCGCACTGGTGCCCAAGGCCGAAATCGAAGGCGAAATGGGCGACTCGCTGCCCGGCCTGCAGGCCCGCCTGATGAGCCAGGCGCTGCGCAAGCTCACCGCCACGATCAAGCGCACCAATTGCATGGTCATCTTCATCAACCAGATCCGGATGAAGATCGGCGTCATGTTCGGCAATCCGGAAACCACCACCGGCGGCAATGCGCTCAAGTTCTATTCGTCGGTGCGCCTGGATATCCGCCGCATCGGCTCCATCAAGAAGGGCGAAGAAGTCATCGGCAACGAAACGCGCGTCAAGGTGGTCAAGAACAAGGTGTCGCCGCCTTTCAAACAGGCCGAATTCGACATCATGTACGGCAGCGGTATTTCGCGCGAAGGCGAAATCATCGATCTGGGCGTGCAGGCGGGCATCGTCGACAAATCCGGCGCCTGGTACAGCTACAAGGGCGACCGCATCGGGCAGGGCAAGGACAATGTGCGGGAGTACCTGAAGGAACACCGCGACATGGCCCTGGAAATCGAGAACCGCATACGCGAAAACCAGGGCATCGTGAGCCGCGCCAATACCTTCGCCGCAAGCGAGGCAGAAGAAGACTGACCAAAGTCCAGGATCGCCAGGAGGCTGACAGGCCATGATCTCCGGCCGCCGTGGCACGGGACCGGCAACGCGTCCCGCCAAGGATGCACAAGACGACGCCTTCGGCCATGGCGAGCGGGGCGGGGAAAAGCGCGGCCCCAGTCTGAAGGCCCGTGCCGTCGGCTACCTGTCCCGGCGTGAATACGCGCGCAGCGAACTGGCGCGCAAGCTCGCGCCTCACGCCGACGATCCCGCCGTTCTGGATGCCTTGCTGGACGACCTGGAACGAGAAGGCTGGCTCTCCACGCGGCGTTTCGCGGAAAGCCTGGTGCACCGGCGCGCGGAACGCCAGGGCGCGGCCCGCATCGTGCAGGAATTGCGCCAGCATGGTGTGGACGAAAGCCAGATAGGCGAATTGCGCGATACGCTGCGCGCGACGGAATACGATCGCGCCGTGGCGGTCTGGAACAAGCGCTACGGTGAACGTCCGACGGACCGCGCCGCCTATGCCAAGCAGGCGCGATTCCTGGCGTCGCGCGGTTTTGCCCATGACGTGATCCGGCGCGTCCTGGGCGATGACGGTGAAGACTGAGCCGTTCAACCGCCTGGCGGTGTGCCCGGCCATGCGCCGGCGGCCTTGATGCCGGTCAGCGTCCTGAAGCTCACGTCCCTGGCAATGGTCAGGAAATCCTTGATGAAGGGTGCGTCGGCATCTTCGTGGCGAATGGCCGCGTAGAGCGTGCGCCATACGCCTTGCGGGCCAAGGTGGCAGACCTTCAGCCATCCTTGTCCCAGGTATTCCGTCAACGCCCAATTGGGCAGGGCGGCCACGCCACGGTTGCTGGCGATCAACTGCGCAATGATGGGTGTCAGTTCAGCCTTGCGCACGACGGCGGGCTCGACATCCGCCGGGTCCAGGAAGGCCGTGAAAACATCCAGGCGCTGGCGGTCGACCGGATAGGTGATCAGCGTCTGGTCCGCCAGCTGCTCGGGCTGGATATAGCGCTGCGCGGCCAGGGGGTTGGCCTCGGATACGGCCAGCACCAGCTCATAGCCGAACAAGGGCACGTACTCGATGGCTTCCAGCGCCTGCGGGTCGGACGTGATGACCAAGTCCAGGTCTCCCCGCAGCAGCGCGGGAAAGGGGGCGAAAGAAAAGGCCGCCGACAGGTCCAGCGCCACTTCGGGCCACTGCGCGCGGAATGCATCCAGCGCCGGCATCAACCACTGAAAGCACGAATGGCATTCGATGGCCAGGTGCAGCCGTCCGGTGCGGCCGGCGGCCAGACGCTGCAGTTCCCGTTCCGTCGCGCGCAATCGCGGCAGGATGTCGTCCGCCAGGGCCAGGACGCGCAGCCCGGCCGTGGTCAGGCGGGCGGGGCGGGTGCGCCGGTTCAGCAATGGAGTGCCCAGGCGCGATTCGAGGTCGCGCAACTGATGGGACAGCGCGGACTGGGTTAGGTGCAGCCGCTCTGCGGCTTCCTGCAGGCTGCCGCCATCGCGGATGGCGGCAAGGGTTTCCAAGTGACGGATTTCGAGCATGGGACGCCTTCGGGGACCGGCGATGCGGACGGCGCGCGGCCGGATGCCGCACAGGTTTGCCCGATTATATGAGACCTATTCATGGAATCGTTGCACACATTGATTTTGACTCAAGGTTAAACGCGCGCACAATGCGTGAACTTGAACAAACTTTGTTGGATTCCGGATTTCCATGACAACAATTCATAATCTTGGTTTCCCCCGCATCGGCGCGCAGCGCGAGTTGAAGCGTGCGGTGGAGTCTTATTGGGCCGGCAAGACGTCCCTGGCCGAACTGGAAGAAACGGGACGGGAACTGCGCGCCCGGCACTGGCAGATCCAGGCCGATGCCGGCGTGGACCTGATGCCCGTGGGCGATTTCGCCTGGTACGACCATGTCCTGGAATGGACGACGCTGCTGGGCGCCGTGCCGGCCCGCTTCGGGCAGCCTGCCGACGGACCCGTCAGCCTGGATACTCTCTTCCGGATGGGGCGCGGGCGTGCGCCCACGGGCACGCCGGCCGCCGCTTGCGAGATGACCAAGTGGTTCGATACCAATTACCACTACATCGTCCCCGAGCTGACGCCTGCGCAGACGTTCCGCATCGCGCGGGAATCGCTGTTCGAGCAGATCCGCGAGGCCTCTGAAGCCGGCTACCGGGTGAAGCCCGTGATCCCGGGTCCCTTGACCTGGCTGTGGCTGGGCAAGGGCGATGCCTACGCCGGGCCCGGCGATGCCGCCAAACTGGAACTGCTGGCCGGCTTGATCCCGGTCTATGCGGAAGTGCTGCGCCGCATCGCCGCGCTGGGCGTCGAATGGGTGCAGATCGACGAGCCCATCCTGGCGCTGGACCTGCCCGCCGCGTGGCGCGACGCCTACGCGAGCACCTACGCGGCCCTGTCCGCCGCGCCGGTGAAGGTGCTGCTGGCGACGTATTTCGACGGCTTGCAGGACAATCTGGCGACGGCCGCCGCCTTGCCGGTAGCCGGTCTGCACGTCGACCTGGTGCGGGCGCCGGAACAGCTGGCTCCCACGCTGCGGGCCATCGGCACCAAGGTGCTGTCGGCCGGTATCGTCAACGGCCGCAATATCTGGCGCACCGATCTGGACGCCGCGCTGCGCGCCCTGGCTCCCGCGCGGGCGGCGCTGGGCGACCGCCTGTGGATCGCCCCTTCGTGCTCCCTGCTACACGTGCCGGTGGACCTGGCGCATGAGACGGATCTGGACGACGAACTCAAGAGCTGGCTTTCGTTCGCCGTGCAGAAGCTGGACGAGGTCCGCACCCTGGCGCGCGCCCTGGACGGCAGCCAGGAACCCGCCCTGCGGGAAACCCTGGCCGCGCAGCGGGCCGCGCTGGCCAACCGCGCGCAATCGCCGCGCATCCACAACCCGGCCGTGGCGCGACGCATGGCGGCGGCCGCCGAAGTGCGGCGCGACCGCGCACCATTCCCCCAGCGTATCGGCCAGCAGCAGGAAAAGCTGCGCCTGCCCGCGTTTCCCACCACCACCATCGGCTCCTTCCCGCAGACGGCGGAAATCCGCGCCTTGCGGCGTGACTGGAAGGCCGGCGCGATCAGCGATTCCGCCTATGAGGCCGCCATCCGCAAGGAGATCGAATCGGTCATCCGGTTCCAGGAGAAAGTCGGCCTGGACGTGCTCGTGCACGGCGAGCCGGAACGCAACGATATGGTGGAGTACTTCGGCGAGCTGCTGGCCGGCTTTGCCTTTACCCGCAACGGGTGGGTCCAGAGCTATGGTTCGCGCTGCGTCAAGCCGCCGGTGATTTTCGGCGACGTCGCCCGTCCCGCGCCCATGACGGTGGGCTGGTCTTCGTACGCGCAGTCCCTGACGGACAAGCCGGTCAAGGGCATGCTGACCGGGCCGGTGACCATCCTGCAATGGTCCTTCGTGCGGGACGACCAGCCGCGTGAACAGACCTGCCGCCAGCTGGCCCTGGCCCTGCGCGACGAAGTGGTCGACCTGGAAAAGGCCGGCATCCGGGTCATCCAGATCGACGAACCCGCCATACGCGAAGGCTTGCCGCTGCGCCGGGCCGACTGGCAGGCCTACCTGGATTGGGCGGTGGATTGCTTCCGCCTGTCCACCGCGGGAGTCCGGGAGGACACGCAGATCCATACCCACATGTGCTACGCGGAGTTCAACGACATCATCGAATCCATCGCCGCCATGGACGCCGATGTCATTACGATCGAGACGTCGCGCTCCAATATGGAGCTGCTCGAGGCGTTCGAGGAATTCCGCTATCCGAACGACATCGGGCCGGGCGTGTACGACATCCATTCGCCCAATGTCCCGGATGTGGGCTGGATGGTCCAGCTCATGCGGAAGGCCGCCGGCCGCCTGCCCAAGGAACGCCTGTGGGTCAATCCGGACTGCGGCCTGAAGACCCGCGCCTGGCCCGAGACCGAAGCCGCGTTGGTCGGCATGGTGGACGCCGCGCGCCAGCTGCGCGCGCAGTCCTGATCGCCTGAACCGTCGCCCGCAGGGCCGGTTCCCGTCTCCCGGGAACCGGCCCTGGTTTTTTGAACAATGGCCGTGCGCTATACTTTGAAGGTTTTGTTGCCTTGCAGCAACCTTGGTTGACACGCATGCCTTTGCCGCCCTCGGAAGTCCCCCGCAAACCCCTGCACACGCGCTCGATCCGCGTGCAGGGCTATGCGCGCGATGACGGGCTGTGGGACATCGAGGCCGAGCTTATCGATGTGAAGGCCTACGATTTCGCCAGAAGCGAAGGCGATATCCTGCGCGCGGGGCAGCCGGTGCACCATATGCACCTGCGTATCACGATCGACGATGCCTATACGATCGTTGCCGCGCAGGCGGTTTACGATGCGGCGCCCTATGGCGAGCACTGCACCGGCATCGAGCCCGCCTACCAGGACCTGGTGGGCATGAACCTGGTCCGGGGCTTTCGCCAGCAGGTCAAGACGCGGTTCGGCCGCGTCGCCGGCTGTACGCATATGAGCGAGCTGGCGCTGGTGCTGCCGACCGCCGCGGTCCAGACCATGGCCGGGCGGCGCCGCGAAAACCCCGATCCCAGCAAGCGGCCATTCCAGCTGGATGGCTGCCATGCGCTCAGTACGGACGGACCCGTGGTCCTCCAGTACTACCCCAAGTGGTATACCGGTGAAGTTTCCGCCGAGGATGCCGCTTCTGATTCTTCTCTTTTTTCTCATACGACCTGACAGGTAACACATGAAAATCCACGAGTATCAAGGCAAGGAACTGCTGAAGAAATTTGGCGTGACCGTGCCGCGCGGTATTCCCGCCTTCACCGTTGACGAAGCCGTGAGCGCGGCCGAAAAACTGGTAGGGCCTGTCTGGGTCGTGAAGGCGCAGATCCACGCCGGCGGCCGGGGCAAGGGCGGCGGCGTGAAGCTGGCGCGTTCCCTCGAGGAAGTGCGCAAGCTGGCCGGTGAAATCCTCGGCATGCAGCTGATCACGCACCAGACCGGCCCGGAAGGCCAGAAGGTCAACCGCCTGTACATCGAAGAAGGCGCGGACATCCAGAAGGAATACTACGTGTCGCTGGTCACCGACCGTGCCACGCAGAAGGTCGCCCTGATCGCATCGAGCGAAGGCGGCATGGACATCGAGGAAGTGGCCCACTCCTCGCCGGAAAAGATCGTCACGGAATACATCGATCCGCTGGCCGGCCTGACCGCCGAGCAGGCCAAGAAAGTGGCCGACGCCATCGGCATGCCCGCGGACTCGACCGCGCAGACGGTGGACCTGTTCCAGAAGCTCTACAAGTGCTATATGGAAACGGACGCTTCCCTGGTCGAGATCAATCCTTTGAACCGCGATAGCAAGGGCAACATCATCGCCCTGGACGCCAAGTTCAATTTCGACTCGAATGCCTTGTTCCGCCATCCGGAAATCGTCGCCTACCGCGACCTGGACGAGGAAGATCCCGCGGAAATCGAGGCCAGCAAGTTCGACCTGGCCTACATCCAGCTGGACGGCAACATCGGTTGCCTGGTGAACGGCGCCGGCCTGGCCATGGCCACCATGGACACCATCAAGCTGTTCGGCGGCGAGCCGGCCAACTTCCTGGACGTCGGCGGCGGCGCGACCGCCGAGAAAGTGACCGAAGCCTTCAAGATCATGCTCAAGAACAAGAGCGTGAAGGCCATCCTGGTCAACATCTTCGGCGGCATCATGCGCTGCGACGTCATCGCCGAAGGCGTGATTACCGCGTGCAAGGCCGTCAACCTGAACGTCCCGCTGGTCGTCCGCATGAAGGGCACCAACGAAGAACTCGGCAAGAAGATGCTGGCCGAGTCCGGACTGCCCATTATCAGCGCCGACACCATGGCCGAAGCGGCCACCAAGGTCGTTGCCGCCGTCAAATAAGAAGTTATTGCCAAGGATTCACAAATGTCGATCTTGATCAACAAGGACACTAAAGTCATCACCCAAGGCATCACGGGCAAGACGGGGCAATTCCATACCCGCATGTGCCGCGACTACGCCAACGGCAAGGCCGCCTTCGTGGCCGGCGTGAACCCGAAGAAGGCGGGTGAGGACTTCGAGGGCATCCCCATCTACGCATCGGTCAAGGACGCCAAGGCGGCCACCGGCGCCACCGTGTCGGTGATCTACGTGCCGCCGGCCGGCGCTGCCGCCGCCATCTGGGAAGCCGTGGAAGCCGAACTGGACCTGGCCATCTGCATCACGGAAGGCATCCCCGTCCGCGACATGCTGGAAGTGCGCAACCGCATGAAGCAGAAGGGGAGCAAGACCCTGCTGCTGGGCCCCAACTGCCCCGGCCTGATCACGCCCGACGAAATCAAAATCGGCATCATGCCCGGCCACATCCACCGCAAGGGCCGCGTCGGTATTGTCAGCCGTTCCGGCACGCTTACCTATGAAGCCGTGGCCCAGGTGACCGAACTGGGTCTGGGCCAGTCCAGCGCCGTCGGTATCGGCGGGGACCCGATCAACGGCCTGAAGCATATCGACGTGCTGAAGCTGTTCAACGACGATCCCGACACCGATGCCGTGATCATGATCGGCGAAATCGGCGGTCCGGATGAAGTCACTGCCGCGCAGTGGGCCAAGGACAACATGAAGAAGCCGGTGGTCGGTTTCATCGCCGGCGTGACGGCGCCCCCCGGAAAGCGCATGGGCCACGCCGGCGCGCTGATCTCCGGCGGTGCCGATACGGCGGACGCCAAGCTGGAAGTCATGGAAGCCTGCGGCATCCGCACCACGCGCAACCCGTCGGAAATGGGCAAGCTGCTGAAGTCCGTGCTGTAAGCAAGCCAACGGGAATGGGCGCCTGACAAGGCCAGCCCCGTCCATGCCATGGAAAACCCGCCGATTCCGGCGGGTTTTTCATTGGCGCGCCGGGAGGGTGCGCCGCCTGGCAGGTGGGCGGGCTCCCGAGTGTGGCCAAGGTCTGGGCACATCGCCCTCGCGCATCTCATGTGGTGAGCGCGGCCGGATGCAGTTGGCGATGGCGAGGTGACGCCGGCCGGGACCGCGACGGCGGCCCGTGCCGAACGGCAGGCAGGCCGAAAGTGAAGCCTTGCGGTACTGTCGCTGAACTAAATCTCTCGGCTGAGAGCAAAGTCGGGAGTTTGATGCTTCCCGATCAGGCGCGCATGCGTTCCATGCGTTCAGATTTTATTCAGAATATGTTCAGTCCATATTCAGTTTAAATT is from Bordetella bronchialis and encodes:
- the sucD gene encoding succinate--CoA ligase subunit alpha; translated protein: MSILINKDTKVITQGITGKTGQFHTRMCRDYANGKAAFVAGVNPKKAGEDFEGIPIYASVKDAKAATGATVSVIYVPPAGAAAAIWEAVEAELDLAICITEGIPVRDMLEVRNRMKQKGSKTLLLGPNCPGLITPDEIKIGIMPGHIHRKGRVGIVSRSGTLTYEAVAQVTELGLGQSSAVGIGGDPINGLKHIDVLKLFNDDPDTDAVIMIGEIGGPDEVTAAQWAKDNMKKPVVGFIAGVTAPPGKRMGHAGALISGGADTADAKLEVMEACGIRTTRNPSEMGKLLKSVL